The Silvibacterium dinghuense DNA window TAAAAAGCCCACGACCGGCGTCGTGGGGACTGCAGAAGAGATCAAAAAGATCCGCTTAACTGCCCATCATGCGTATCGCGCACCACTCCACCCTAATCTGCGAGAAACAGATCAGCGGGACAACAACCCAGGAGGATCGCGGGAAGCAGGTGCATAGATGCATCTAGCCACAGCGTCGAAAAAAAAGCAATAGGCTGCATCTTTCTCCTTCTCCTTTTCGTCGGGAACAAACCCACTGGGCATCGCACAAAGATGCTTGACAAGAAGTAATCCGGACCGCATCATCAACACGATGCGCTTCGCCCATACATTCCGCGAGAGTTGTTGTTGCCCCGGAGCCTCCCGGCATCGGAATCTTTTTCGTGGAACACCCATGGCGACGCACACCTGACAGACATCGCATCTCCTGGTTTGTGCAAGACGCGCCCACGAGTTAAGGTTCGTGGGCATTTCTCTTGCAGCTTCTGCTGCATATCGCACACCAGGACTACCAATGAACTCGTTTCATATCATGGCCAAGCCTCATGGCCCCATTTGCAATCTCGACTGCACCTATTGCTATTACCTGGAGAAGGAAAATCTTTATCCGCGCTCTGGCCGTGAGTTCCACATGGCGGACGATGTGCTGGAAAGTTACATTCGGCAATACATCGCAGCACACCCCTCTTCCCATGTGAGTTTCGCGTGGCAGGGCGGAGAGCCCACACTGCTTGGCGTTCCCTACTTCGAACGCGTTGTTGCTCTCCAGAAGCAATATGCAAACGGGAAGACCATCGAGAACGCGCTCCAGACCAATGGCACGCTGCTCGATGATGTTTGGGGCGAGTTCCTGGCGAAGAATCACTTCCTCGTCGGACTCTCCATCGATGGCCCGGCACACCTGCACGATGCCTATCGCGTCGACAAAGGCGGGAAGCCCAGCTTTGCGCGAGTGGTGCGCGGCCTGGACATACTCAAAAAGCACGGCGTCGCATTCAATACGCTCACCGTGGTGAATCGCAAGAATTCGTATCACGCGCTCGAAGTCTATCGATTCCTCAAGCAGATCGGCAGCCGCTATCTCCAGTTCATCCCTGTCGTAGAGCAGCTTGCAGAAGCGCCGGATCACAACGGACTGCGGCTGCTCAAGCCCTACTCACAGACAAAAACTCATGTCTCGGATTGGTCTGTCGAGTCGCTGCAGTTCGGCCGCTTCTTACAGGAGATCTTCGATGAATGGGTAGTCAATGACGTAGGCCACGTCTATGTGCAAGCGTTTGATGTGGCCCTCGAATCCTGGGCAGGACTGCCGCAGTCGTTGTGCGTCTTTTCTCCCACCTGCGGCAATGCGCTCGCTCTCGAACATAATGGCGATCTCTATTCCTGCGATCATTTTGTTTATCCCGAAAATCGCCTGGGGAACATCGCCGAGCAACCGCTGCTTCGCATCCTTAACTCGCCACAGCAGAGCCGGTTCGGCAAAGCCAAGGAGACGGGCCTTCCCTCCGACTGCCGCTCTTGCGATGTACGTTTTGCCTGTAACGGCGAGTGCCCGAAGCATCGTTTTTCCAGTACGAGCTCAGGCGAATACGGCCTGAATTATCTTTGCGCCGGCTATAAGCACTTCTTTCATCACATCGATCCCTATATGCGCTTCATGGCGAATGAGCTTCGCCAAAGAGGCGTATCGGCAAGAGTGATGGAGTGGGCCCGCCACCAGCGCGAAGCCACGACCGTAACTGCTTAGCCTGGATATCTTCTGCGCTTTCTCTTTTCATCCACGCGGGCAAGGTACATTCTCTCCGCGGCGGACGGACTTTCCAAACCAGTATCTACCTCAGACAGGGAGTGATGTATGAAGCGAAGAAAGAAACTGGGGCTGCTTCTTAGCAGCACCCTGGCTGCACAATCCTGGCACGCGGTATGGGCACGTGAAGATCAGGCTCCGAAGAATCATGTGCAGGATGCGACAGCCGGAGAAGCAGGACGCGAAGAGCATCCTGCACCGCAGGCAGGTTGGCCCGAGCCGCCACGAGCGCATTCAGGATCGCCGAATATTGTCCTGATCCTGGTCGACGATGTGGGATTCGGAACGACAACTGCCTTTGGCGGCCCTATTTCCACGCCGAACTTTGACCGCCTGGCAGCATCGGGCCTCAAGTACAACAACTTTCACGTCAACTCGCTCTGCTCTCCCACCCGCTCCGCCTTGCTGACTGGCTACAACAACCACGAAGTAGGATTCGGAACCGTGGCCGAAGCGGCTACAGACTACCCAGGCTATAACTCCTTGCTGCCGGAAGATATTACCCCCGTTGCCGAGGTATTGAAGGAAAACGGCTACAGCACGGCCGCCGTGGGCAAGTGGCATAACACGCCTACATGGCAGGTAAGTCCGGCCGGGCCATTCGACCGCTGGCCGACGGGCCGCTGGGGCTTCGAGCATTTTTATGGCTTCCTCGCTGGCGCAGACAACCAGTACTACACCCGCATCTATCGCGATCAGACTCCCGTAGAGCCGAAAGCCACGCCGGAACAGGGCTACCACTTCACCACCGACATCACGAATGACGCCATCAAGTGGCTGCATCAGCATGATGCTGTCGCGCAAGACAAACCCTTCTTTCTCTATTACGCGACCGGCGCCACGCACACCCCGCATCAGGTCGCGCAGAAGTGGATTGATAAGTACAAAGGTAAGTTCGATCAGGGATGGGATGTGATTCGCCAGCAAAGCTTCGATCGCCAGAAAGCGCTTGGCGTCATCCCAGCAAATGCTGAGCTGACTCCACGCCCCGACACCCTGCCGGCCTGGGACTCACTCACTCCGCAGCAGAAGAAACTGCTCGCTCACGAGGCCGAGGTATACGCCGGATTCACCGAACAAACAGACTACGAGATCGGGCGCCTGCTCGATGCAATTCGCGAAGAGGGACAGGCAGACAACACCATCGTCATCGAGATCTTCGGCGATAACGGAGCAAGCGCGGAAGGCGGACCGGATGGAACCGATGCGCAGGATGTGAACGGCAAGCCGCTCAGCATCGATGCGCGGCTCGACGCAGCAGGCGCATTAGGCAGCGAAGTCTACATGAATCACTTCGCCGCCGCCTGGGCATGGGCGCTGACTTCGCCCTTCCAGGGCACCAAGCAGGACGCCTCGCACCTGGGCGGCACCACGGATCCGCTGGTCATCTCCTGGCCTGGACACATCAGCGACAAGGGTGGCCTGCGCACACAGTTTGCGCACGTCAATGACATTGCACCGACGCTCTATCAACTCACCGGCATTACGCCTCCCGACACGCACGATGGCGTAAAGCAGCTGCCGCTTGAGGGCACCAGCCTCGCATACACGTTCGATCATCCGAACGAACCCTCTCATCATCATGTTCAATACTTCGCAACCAGCGGTAATCGCGGGATTTATAAGGATGGATGGTGGGCAGGCGATCTTTATCATGAGACATGGGAACGCAACGCTGCGCTCTTCTCCGGCAACAACAAGGAGCCGGACACACATCCGTGGGAGCTCTATAACATCAACGAGGATTACAGTCAGGCTCATGACCTTGCAGCGACACATCCGGAAAAGCTCAAAGAACTGCAGGCACTCTTCCGGCAGGAAGCCGAGCGCAATCACGTTTATCCGCTTCTGCCCGGCATCGATCCATACCCAACCGGTCAGCTGAAAGGCCAGAAGGTCTTCACCTATCGCGCCGGCGTAGACCGCATCGTGCCGCGTATCGCCCCCAACGTGGCAGGCCGCTCCTACACCATCACTGCGGACATCGACGTTCCTGCCAGCGGCGCAGAGGGTGTGATCTTCGCACAGGGCAGCCGGTACGGAGGACTTACGCTCTTCGTGAAAGACAATCGCGTCATCTACGAGATCAACGCGCATGGCAACCGCTCCGGACAAATTGTCTCCTCGGAGCCGCTTGCTCCTGGCAAGGCACATATCGTCGTCGATATCACGCCCAGGAAGAATCCGGAGGAGCCAAAGAAGAATCCGCCGGTCCGGCCTTTCTTCGCGCCGCCTCCCGCGCCAGGCACAGGCCAATTGTCTATTAACGGCAAGGCCGCAGGCCAGGGAGACTTCGCCAACGTCGTAGTGTCTTCGAATGAAACGCTCGATATCGGCAGCGATCTCGGCTCACCGGTCAGTCCCGACTACAAATCGCCGAACCGCTTTACCGGCAGCATCGACACGGTCACCGTCGAAATCCACTAAACCGCGCCTCCAAACAAAAGAGCCATATCGCGATGCCTTGCGATATGGCTCTTTTTCTATCTCGACTTCACGCCGCGATATGAAATATCACGCGCAATACTCTCTGCATCAGTGAAGCTGCCGAAGCGCCGCGGCCAGCTTCTCTACCTCTTCATGCGTGTTATAGAGAGCCAGTGAAGCACGCACCGTGCTTTCATGACCAAAGCGGCGGAGAATCGGCTGCGCACAATGATGCCCGGATCGCACAGCGATGCCGCAGCTGTTGAGATAGCTGCCAATCTCTTCCGTCTTATGCCCATCGATCACAAAGGAAAGCACGCCAGCCTTCTCCTTCGCTGTACCTACGATGCGCAGCTTCGGAATGCGTAACAACTCTTCGGTCGCATGCTGTAACAGCTCATGCTCATGCCGTGCGATGTTATACATCCCTACGCGATCAAGATAGTCGATGGCAGCGCCCAAGCCCACGGCATCGGCAATGTTGCCCGTACCTGCCTCAAAGCGCTGCGGAGGTCCATGATAGATCGTCTTCTCGAAGGTCACGTCCTGGATCATGTTGCCACCGCCCTGCCATGGCGGCATTGCAGCGAGCACCTCCGGCTTGCCATAGAGCACTCCGATGCCGGTAGGCGCAAAAACTTTATGCCCGGAGAAGACAAAGAAGTCCGGATCGAGTTCCTGCACATCCACGCGCATGTGCGATACCGACTGCGCGCCGTCGAGCAGCACCTTCGCTCCGTAGCGATGCGCCATTTCGATCATCTTTTCCGCAGGAGTGATGGTCCCCAGAGCATTCGAGACGTGCGTGATCGAGACCAGCCGTGTTCTTGCATTCAACAGCTTCTCGTACTCGTCCAGCAGAATCTGGCCGCTGTCATCGACCGGGGCCACACGCAGCCGCGCCCCCGTTTCTGCGCAGACCATCTGCCACGGAACGATGTTCGCATGGTGCTCCAGCCAGGTAATAACGACTTCATCGTCTTTACCCAGGTTGCGCCTGCCCCATGCCTGCGCCACCAGGTTGATCGCCTCTGTCGTACCGCGGACGAAGACGATTTCATTGATCGATGGCGCATTCACAAAGCGGCGAACCTTTTCACGCGCCGCTTCATACGCATCGGTCGCGCGAGCGGCCAGCTCATGAGCCGCGCGATGCACATTCGAGTTCTCGTGCTGATAGAAGCAGCTCAGCCTGTCGATCACGCTCTGAGGCTTTTGTGTCGTCGCCGCATTGTCGAGCCACACCAGCGGGCGCCCGTTCACTTTCTCCTGCAAGATCGGGAAATCGCGACGGACAGCTTCCACATCGAAAAAATGCGGCGTCAGAGCAAAGCTTCCTGCCGGCTCATACGTATGGCCCGTAGATACCGGCTCAGCATTGGTAGAATCGAGCGGACGCTGCCCATCGAACACGCCTGCCTGCGCCTGCTCGGCAAGCAACGCCAGATCGGGAGCAGGTAGAAACTCATCGCGCAGTTCCAGCCCGAAGACGGCCTGCGGCAACCACTCTCCCGCTGCATCCTGCGGAGCAGCAGCGAAGGATGAGCCATCCGCAAACAACGGCCGAGCTTCCGCAAGAAATGAGAACGCCGAACCCGCCGGCGCGGTGCCAGGCAGCGGTGCGGCGTCAGGATAAGGAGCCTGCCCCGAAGCCTGGGGAGCAGCAAAAATCGGCCGCGCCTCTTGCAGGAAAGAAAAACCCGGCGCATCGAGGAATGAAGGAGCACCTCCAAGAACCCCGGGCACAGCGGGAGACGGTGCCTGGTACGGAGCCGTCAGCGGCGCAATGCCGGGCGCGTCCGCGCTGGCCGGCAGAGTCGGCAACTGCGGGTCCGAAGGCAGCGAGATAGCCGAAGGAATGGCCGGAGCGCCTGCTCCGGCATCGGCTGCATCGCCTGTCCGCTCCGCGCCTTCATTCGGCAGCGCGCGGAAGAACTCGTTGGCCAGCCGGGCCAGCGTTGCGGCATCGGGCAGGCCAACGGGAAGCTCCGGCTCGAACGAGGACGCGAAGGCAGCAGCCGCATCATCCTGCGTTAACGGGATTCGCTCATTTGTACTCATGGTAGTTCCCTACCTCGACGTTCTCGAGCGCCGCAATCGCGTCATCGGCCAGCACCGAGGCCGCGCAGTAGAGAGAGATCAGGTAGGAAGCGAGGCCGCGATTATCGATCCCCGTATAGCGCACGGACAATCCCGGCGTCTGTTCGCCGGGCAGCCCTGGCTGGAAAAGCCCGATTACGCCATTCTTCCGCTCACCCGAGCGGACAAGCAGAATCTGCGTTTTATTAGTGCGGGAAGAGATACGAATCTTGTCCGTAGGAATCAGCGGTACACCACGCCAGGTAAGAAACGGGCTGCCGAAAAGCGTGACGGTCGGCGGAGGTACGCCGCGGCGCGTGCATTCGCGGCCGAATGCGGCAACAGCCCGCGGATGCGCAAGGAAGAAAGATGGCTCCTTCCACACCTTCGTCAGCAGCTCATCAAGATCATCGGGGGTCGGCGGACCCTTGCGGGTTGCGATCTTCTGCGCATCGACGACGTTATGCAGCAGGCCGTAATCGGCATTGTTGAGCAGCTCGTTTTCCTGCCGCTCCTTGACGCTCTCGATAGTGACACGGAGCTGTTCGCGGATCTGGTCGTACGGCTTGTTGAAGAGATCGCTGACACGCGTCTGCACATTCACCAGCGCATTGATGCTGCTCAGCCGATACTCGCGCGGAGTCTCTTCATACTCGGCATAGGTCTCCGGAATGTCCGACTCGTCCGCATGCCCGCACAGCACTTCGATAGGCTTGTCGTCGACCACGCGGTTGCGCCGGAAGACGCCGGCCTCAAGTGGCTTCCAATCCAGGAGCCGGACCAGCCAGCGAGGCGTGGCTGGGCTGTAAACCGGCGCGGTCTTGGTGATGTTGGCTAACTGATAGGCTGCTTGTTCGCCTAAAGAGGTGCGGATCGGAGTATCGGCCACCGGAAGCTCCTTGCGGAAGGGTTCAACACTGCGGGCAAATTATAGCGGACACGGGCCTGTGGCCGTATGTCACCGAAGAACAGCCGTACAAAAGAAGCAGAGAGAACGGAGAAGACTAATACTTCCGCACGCTGCGATCTACCCGGTCAGACCACGCATGGAGTCCGCCGCGCAGATTCACAACATGCTCAAAGCCATGCCGCTGCAGATATTCCACCGCCTTGACCCCGCGCGGCCCGTGCTTGCACACGGCCACAATCTCATCCGCGCCTTCCAGCTCATCCAACCGCTTCGGCAGCTCGGCCAGCGGGATGAGATGACCACCGATATTCGAGATTTCATACTCATATTCATCGCGCACATCCAGCAGAAATACCGGCGCGCCGGCATCGAGACGCTGCTTCAACTCTTCCGCCTGAATTTCAGGAACACTCATGGAAATCCAACCCTCCGTCTTGTTCGCAAAAAGCAAAAAACCCATCGCCAGGTCCTCTGGCGATGGGTTCTCGAAAAGAAGTGCTGAGCTTAAAAAATCGCTTCAGCGGCTATTTCCGGCCAGAAGACACAGATGCGGGCGCACCATACAGCGCGCACAACACATCGTCTGGCCAGCAAACGTCATACTTCTACGGTAGCACGAAGAGGCGGGATCGTTGCAAGTGCATGCATCCCGGCGAAATCGCAAGAAAATGCGATACACAGCTTGACATTCCGCCAGCGTTGCGAAACATAATGGCTCCGATGCAATCTCAGGCGCACATCCCATCCCGCATCCTCTCCGGATTCGTCCCGGCGCCGGCGCTCGCCCGTTGTTGTTGCTAAGTCAACCCGCATCCTCCTTTCCCACTTAGCGCTTTTTCTGATTGCAGCCGTCGTGCATCTGAGATCTCTGCCGCTTGCTCTCTGCGGCAGGAAGCAGTGCACGCGCCGCGGAACCCGAGCATGCCCGACTTCCTGCGCCGATATTCCTGGTCGTTTCTGTCCCCCCTGCCCGCCCTGCTTAGCGCCGTGATGGCTGCTGGCTCCCCCGCCTTCATGCACGCCCAGGCATCCTCCACAAGCGAGGACGCTCACCAGGCCTTCTACAAGGAAAAGATCCAGCCGATCCTCTCTTCACACTGCTACGACTGCCACTCTGCCGATGCAGGCGCGGCAGCTGGTCTTCGCGTGGATGACCGCGCAGCACTGCTCAAGGGAGGCAAAAGCGGCCCGGCGATCGTTCCTGGCAAACCGGAGGAGAGCCTGCTGCTCGAGCGCGTGCTCACCACGGACGTGAAGCAGCGCATGCCGAAAGGTGACGACCCGCTTCCGGCAAAAGAAATCGAGCAGCTGAAGGCCTGGATTGCCGACGGAGCCGCGTGGTCTGAGGCGACGCCCTCATCCACATCCGCGCCTGAGCCATCCACTCCGCCGGCGAAAGAGATTAAAGCCTCGCTGACGCGCGTTCCCTATCCTCGTCCAGCAACGCCCGCACAGCTTGCGTTCTTCGAAAAGAAGGTTCGCCCTATCCTGGTGAACCGCTGCTATAACTGCCACTCCGCGGCCTTCAAAGAAGCCGGTGGCCTGCGCGTCGACGTGGGCATCAGCATCTTTGCCGGCGGCAAGGACGGTGCGGTCATTATCCCCGGGCATCCGGAGGAGAGCCTGCTGATCCAGCGCGTCAAGTCTTCCGACCCGAAGAAGCGCATGCCCCAGGAGAGCAACGAAGCACTGCCTGCCGACGAAATCGCCACGCTTGAAGCCTGGATCAAAGACGGCGCCGCATGGCCGGACGAGACCGAGAAGCTGCCGCCGACTCCGGAACGCCTGCGCCGCATCTATCCGCAACTGCGCGCGGAATGGTGGTCCTGGCAGCCGCTGGCGCATCCGGTCGCGCCGGTCATCGCAGGGGACACATGGTCATCGGGCAACATCGATCGCTTCATCCTTGCAAATCTTCAGGCAAAGAAGCTTGCGCCCGTCCCGGATGCTGATCCTGCCGTTCTTCTGCGCCGCGTAAGCTACGACCTCACTGGTCTGCCGCCGACTCCGGCAGAAATTCGCGCTTTCCAGAAAGACCACTCCCCGCAGGCCTATGCTGCGCTCGTCGACCGCCTGCTTGCGTCACCGCAATTCGGCGAACGCTGGGGCCGCAACTGGCTCGATGTTGCACGTTATGCCGAGTCCTCCGGCCCTTCGCGCAACATGCCATACCCCAATGCCTGGCGTTATCGCGATTACGTCATCGATGCTTACAATCGCGACGTTCCCTTCAACCGCTTTCTCACCGAACAGATTGCCGGCGATCTTCTGCCTGCAGCAACGCCTGCGGATCATGATCGCCTGCTCATTGCAACCGGCTATCTCGCGCTTGGCCCCAAGGATGTGAATCAGCGCTTCAAAGCCCGCTTCAAGATGGACATCGTCGATGACCAGATCGACACCGTAACACGCTCCACCATGGCGCTGACCGTCTCCTGCGCGCGCTGCCACGATCACAAGTTCGATCCTATCCCCACCACGGACTACTATGCGCTTGCCGGCATCTTCACCAGCACGGAAGACGATGCCGGGCTCACCAGCAAGATGGGCGGCAGCAGCCTCGAATACTACGATCCGAAGCATCTCGGCTATCTCAGCGACGCTGCCCATGCACCGGTCATTGCCAGCGATATACGCGATAAAGCAAAAGCCGAGCGCGATGCCGCGAAAAAGCAGCTGGACGAAGCTCAGGCTGCGATCGATAAAGAGAAGAAAGAAGGCACGCACGCCACGCCAACTCCCGAGCAGAAGCAGAGGCTGGCCGATCTGCAAAGAAACTTCGTACGCCTGAGAGAGAACTATGCATTGCTGGGCGACCTGGGAGAGTTAGGTTACGGCATCCACAGCGTGCGCGACGGAGAAGTCGCAGATACTTCGGTGCGCATTCGTGGCGTCGAAGAACGTCACGGCCCTACCGTTCCGCGCGGCTTCCTCACCGTCCTTCCAATTCCTGGAACAACACAGATTCCCGCTGGCCACAGCGGCCGTCTCGAGCTGGCAGAGTGGATCACGAATCCAGCCAATCCCCTCACCACGCGCGTTTATGTAAACCGTGCATGGGAGCATCTGTTCGGCACCGGTCTTGTCAGCACGGTCGATAACTTCGGATCTTCCGGAGACAAGCCTGCGAACCCCGCGCTGCTGGACTATCTCTCCCAGGATTTCATGGCCAATGGATGGTCGACGAAAAAGC harbors:
- a CDS encoding anaerobic sulfatase maturase, which produces MNSFHIMAKPHGPICNLDCTYCYYLEKENLYPRSGREFHMADDVLESYIRQYIAAHPSSHVSFAWQGGEPTLLGVPYFERVVALQKQYANGKTIENALQTNGTLLDDVWGEFLAKNHFLVGLSIDGPAHLHDAYRVDKGGKPSFARVVRGLDILKKHGVAFNTLTVVNRKNSYHALEVYRFLKQIGSRYLQFIPVVEQLAEAPDHNGLRLLKPYSQTKTHVSDWSVESLQFGRFLQEIFDEWVVNDVGHVYVQAFDVALESWAGLPQSLCVFSPTCGNALALEHNGDLYSCDHFVYPENRLGNIAEQPLLRILNSPQQSRFGKAKETGLPSDCRSCDVRFACNGECPKHRFSSTSSGEYGLNYLCAGYKHFFHHIDPYMRFMANELRQRGVSARVMEWARHQREATTVTA
- a CDS encoding arylsulfatase, which produces MKRRKKLGLLLSSTLAAQSWHAVWAREDQAPKNHVQDATAGEAGREEHPAPQAGWPEPPRAHSGSPNIVLILVDDVGFGTTTAFGGPISTPNFDRLAASGLKYNNFHVNSLCSPTRSALLTGYNNHEVGFGTVAEAATDYPGYNSLLPEDITPVAEVLKENGYSTAAVGKWHNTPTWQVSPAGPFDRWPTGRWGFEHFYGFLAGADNQYYTRIYRDQTPVEPKATPEQGYHFTTDITNDAIKWLHQHDAVAQDKPFFLYYATGATHTPHQVAQKWIDKYKGKFDQGWDVIRQQSFDRQKALGVIPANAELTPRPDTLPAWDSLTPQQKKLLAHEAEVYAGFTEQTDYEIGRLLDAIREEGQADNTIVIEIFGDNGASAEGGPDGTDAQDVNGKPLSIDARLDAAGALGSEVYMNHFAAAWAWALTSPFQGTKQDASHLGGTTDPLVISWPGHISDKGGLRTQFAHVNDIAPTLYQLTGITPPDTHDGVKQLPLEGTSLAYTFDHPNEPSHHHVQYFATSGNRGIYKDGWWAGDLYHETWERNAALFSGNNKEPDTHPWELYNINEDYSQAHDLAATHPEKLKELQALFRQEAERNHVYPLLPGIDPYPTGQLKGQKVFTYRAGVDRIVPRIAPNVAGRSYTITADIDVPASGAEGVIFAQGSRYGGLTLFVKDNRVIYEINAHGNRSGQIVSSEPLAPGKAHIVVDITPRKNPEEPKKNPPVRPFFAPPPAPGTGQLSINGKAAGQGDFANVVVSSNETLDIGSDLGSPVSPDYKSPNRFTGSIDTVTVEIH
- a CDS encoding family 2A encapsulin nanocompartment cargo protein cysteine desulfurase, encoding MSTNERIPLTQDDAAAAFASSFEPELPVGLPDAATLARLANEFFRALPNEGAERTGDAADAGAGAPAIPSAISLPSDPQLPTLPASADAPGIAPLTAPYQAPSPAVPGVLGGAPSFLDAPGFSFLQEARPIFAAPQASGQAPYPDAAPLPGTAPAGSAFSFLAEARPLFADGSSFAAAPQDAAGEWLPQAVFGLELRDEFLPAPDLALLAEQAQAGVFDGQRPLDSTNAEPVSTGHTYEPAGSFALTPHFFDVEAVRRDFPILQEKVNGRPLVWLDNAATTQKPQSVIDRLSCFYQHENSNVHRAAHELAARATDAYEAAREKVRRFVNAPSINEIVFVRGTTEAINLVAQAWGRRNLGKDDEVVITWLEHHANIVPWQMVCAETGARLRVAPVDDSGQILLDEYEKLLNARTRLVSITHVSNALGTITPAEKMIEMAHRYGAKVLLDGAQSVSHMRVDVQELDPDFFVFSGHKVFAPTGIGVLYGKPEVLAAMPPWQGGGNMIQDVTFEKTIYHGPPQRFEAGTGNIADAVGLGAAIDYLDRVGMYNIARHEHELLQHATEELLRIPKLRIVGTAKEKAGVLSFVIDGHKTEEIGSYLNSCGIAVRSGHHCAQPILRRFGHESTVRASLALYNTHEEVEKLAAALRQLH
- a CDS encoding family 2A encapsulin nanocompartment shell protein — its product is MADTPIRTSLGEQAAYQLANITKTAPVYSPATPRWLVRLLDWKPLEAGVFRRNRVVDDKPIEVLCGHADESDIPETYAEYEETPREYRLSSINALVNVQTRVSDLFNKPYDQIREQLRVTIESVKERQENELLNNADYGLLHNVVDAQKIATRKGPPTPDDLDELLTKVWKEPSFFLAHPRAVAAFGRECTRRGVPPPTVTLFGSPFLTWRGVPLIPTDKIRISSRTNKTQILLVRSGERKNGVIGLFQPGLPGEQTPGLSVRYTGIDNRGLASYLISLYCAASVLADDAIAALENVEVGNYHEYK
- a CDS encoding rhodanese-like domain-containing protein; this encodes MSVPEIQAEELKQRLDAGAPVFLLDVRDEYEYEISNIGGHLIPLAELPKRLDELEGADEIVAVCKHGPRGVKAVEYLQRHGFEHVVNLRGGLHAWSDRVDRSVRKY
- a CDS encoding PSD1 and planctomycete cytochrome C domain-containing protein, whose protein sequence is MPDFLRRYSWSFLSPLPALLSAVMAAGSPAFMHAQASSTSEDAHQAFYKEKIQPILSSHCYDCHSADAGAAAGLRVDDRAALLKGGKSGPAIVPGKPEESLLLERVLTTDVKQRMPKGDDPLPAKEIEQLKAWIADGAAWSEATPSSTSAPEPSTPPAKEIKASLTRVPYPRPATPAQLAFFEKKVRPILVNRCYNCHSAAFKEAGGLRVDVGISIFAGGKDGAVIIPGHPEESLLIQRVKSSDPKKRMPQESNEALPADEIATLEAWIKDGAAWPDETEKLPPTPERLRRIYPQLRAEWWSWQPLAHPVAPVIAGDTWSSGNIDRFILANLQAKKLAPVPDADPAVLLRRVSYDLTGLPPTPAEIRAFQKDHSPQAYAALVDRLLASPQFGERWGRNWLDVARYAESSGPSRNMPYPNAWRYRDYVIDAYNRDVPFNRFLTEQIAGDLLPAATPADHDRLLIATGYLALGPKDVNQRFKARFKMDIVDDQIDTVTRSTMALTVSCARCHDHKFDPIPTTDYYALAGIFTSTEDDAGLTSKMGGSSLEYYDPKHLGYLSDAAHAPVIASDIRDKAKAERDAAKKQLDEAQAAIDKEKKEGTHATPTPEQKQRLADLQRNFVRLRENYALLGDLGELGYGIHSVRDGEVADTSVRIRGVEERHGPTVPRGFLTVLPIPGTTQIPAGHSGRLELAEWITNPANPLTTRVYVNRAWEHLFGTGLVSTVDNFGSSGDKPANPALLDYLSQDFMANGWSTKKLVREIVLSHAYRLGSAVPPGYQDVDPADRFIWRHNPRRLETEEIRDSILASAGDLNLAHPSGSSSMALRMIEIRDDGPVVSSVLDAADRNRYRSVYLPLLRDETPRTLSAFDPVSQTLVSGKREVTTVPSQALFMLNSPFVREQSLLLAEELLRAHGSDAKRIRIAYQRVLSTSPSEEDVRRVQDFLAAYERNAAPAIGRQTVQAHLQTVAGSSAPHSLTEGIVREDGLTQDDAIDNEQADTAKPDTAKPGSAKEAAWAAFIQALYGSAAFQFVR